The nucleotide window TCCGCGGAGCTCACCACCCGCGCGCCGATCAGCACCGAGCCCAGCACGAGCAGGACGCCGAGCACCAGCCGCAGGTCCAGCCACCGGGGTGGGCGGACCCGTCGCGGTGCCGGCCCGCCCGGGACGGCGTCGGTGCGGGCGGCTGTCGCCGCCGCGGTGGGCACGCTCATCGATCGGATCCCTCGCCTGTCGACCTGACCCGCGGACGGTCGCGGACGGCGATCATGACCGAGCCGGCAGGGCCCGTGCAGCCGTTGTCCACACCTTCGGGTGGACGCCGGAGGGCCATGTCACCCGGCTGCCACACTGGCGGGGCACCTTCGACGGGAGAAGACCACCCCATGGCCACCCAGCGGTTCCACACCCTCGACGACGTCGCGGAGATCCTCAACGTGTCCTGGTCGCAGGCCTACGCGATGGTGCGCCGCCGGGAGCTGCGGGCGATCCAGGTCGGTGGCCGCGGCCAGTGGCGGGTGGAGAAGGACGAGCTGGAGCGCTTCATCCAGCAGAAGTACGCCGAGGCCAGCGGCACCCTCGCCACCGAGGAGCCGGTCCGCGACGACGTGGACGCCGACTCCACCCGCTGACCGCCCGCACGCCGGCCTGACACCCCGCGGCCCGGTGACCCGCAGGCCCCCTGACCCGACGACCCACTGACCCGCAGACCCACTGACCCGCCGGCCTCTTGACACGCCGGCCCCTGGGCCGGCGGCCCGCTGGTGCACGGTCCCCGGTCCGCTGGATCACGGTCCCCGGCCCCGGGGCGGCCTGGCTCAGGCCGTGCGCACGGCCACCACGGCCGGCAGCGCGATCGCCCGCACCCCGGTCACCGCGCCCCGGCGGCGGGGCGCGTCCAGCGGGTGCTCGGCCAGCTCGACGAAGTCCGCACCCACGCGGTCGATGGTGCCGGTGAGCACCCCGCCGTCGCCCAGCAGGCACTGCACCGCCGCCCGGTCCCGGGCCAGGCCCCGCAGCGCCCGGCGCAGGTCCAGGTGCCGGTCGACCGCGCTCTCCTCCCCCGCCGGCGCGGTCACCGCGGTCAGCCCGGCGACCGCGGCGACGGCCCTCTGGGCGACCAGCAGCTCGCGCTCGCCGGCCTCGGCGAGCAGCACCCAGTCGACGCCGACGTCGACCACCCGCCCGGCGAGCTCCCCCACCCCCGGGCAGCGCAGCGACACCTGACCGCCCCGCGCGCCCCGCAGCCGGTCGGCCAGTCGCACCTGTCCGTGCTCGGCCCGCGCGCGCGACGGCGCCTCGAGGCGTGCGTCAGCTGCCTCCTGCTCCGCGAACTGTGCCTCGAGGTCGGTGAAGAGCTGCTCCCAGCGCATGTCGGCAGGCTAGCTCGTCCACAAGTCTTTGCGTTTGGTTGCGTTTGCGTGCGTTCGTGGTGTTCTGTTGGCCGCAACAAACGGGGAGGTGCCGTGTCGGTACGACGGTGGGCCGCGACGAACGCGGTCATGGGGCTGGTCGCCTGGGCGCTGCTGGTGCTCGGGCCCGCGCCGGCGGAGCTGCGCGCCGCGCTGAGCGACCCGCAGGGCCTGGTGGACACCGCCGGTGCCGACGCGCTCGTCGTCGTCGGCGTCGGCGCACTCGCCTGGCTCTGCTGGGCGTGGGGTGCTCTCGGGCTGCTGCTGACCGCCGCCTCCACCGTCCCCGGGTGGGCCGGACAGGTCGCCGCCGTCCTGCTCCGGGGCGTGCTGCCCGCCGGCGCCCGACGGGCAGCAGCCCTCGCGATCGGTGTGGGGCTGAGCGCTGTGGGCCCGACCGTGCTGCCGGCGGTGCTCAGCCCGTCGATCGCCGTCGCCACCGCGAGCGAGACCGCTCCCGGCGTCCGGCTCGACTGGCCCGCGACCGCCCCGGCCGCCGACGCCGACGCCGCGGCCGCGACCGGGCAGTCCACCCCCGCGGCCGGGCCGCCGGCCCCTGCAGCCGGGCAGTCCGGCCCTGCGGCCGGGCCGCCCACCGCTCCTGCGGCCGACCTCGACTGGCCTGCGCTCGCAGCCGGGGAGCACGTCGTCGTCCGCGGCGACTGCCTGTGGGACATCGCCGAGGCCTGGCTCGCCGAGCAGCACCCCGGCACCGCGGTCCCCGCCCCCGAGGTCGCCCGTGCCGTGCACGCCTGGTGGCAGGCGAACACCGACGTCCTGGGCGCCGACCCCGACCTGCTGCTGCCCGGTCAGGTCCTCCGCCCACCCGTTTGACCGCACCCGCCCGCCGACCGACCGCACCGTCCCCAGGAGAGCCGCCATGACCGCATCCCCGCACCTCGCCCCGTCGCCGGGCCGCGCTGCCGACCCGGCCCACCGCCGGCTGCGGCTGGTCGTCGTCCCCACGCCCGGGCCGCCGCTGGAGGACGAGACGACACCGGTGCGCCTGCTGGTGCCCGGCCGGCGCACCGCCCGGCCCACGCCCGTACCCGGCCCGCGCCCCCGGATGGACCAGGCGGAGCTGCGCGCGGAGGACACCGCGGACTTCGGCCCCGTCTGGTCCCGGCGGGCCGAGCTGCCCGACGCCCAGGCGGCTGGCCGCCGGCTCGTGACGCTCACCCTGGAGGCCTTCGCCGGACGGCGGTCGCTCGGTCAGCTGCAGGCCCTGGTCAGCCCACCGCTGTTCAGCGCGCTCTCCGCGGGCCGTCGGCCGCGCTGGTGCACCGAGGGGACGGCCCCGCTGCTGATCAGCTCGGTCCGGGTGTGCGAGCCGGTCGACGGGGTGGCCGAGGTCAGCGCGGTGGCCCGGCGGGGCGGGCGGGCGCACGCCGTCGCCGCCCGGCTGGAGGGCATCGACGGCCGCTGGCGCTGCACTGCTCTGCAGATCGGCTGACGGAGGACTCCCTCCGCCCACCCCTCGCGGGGCCGGTCCGACCCCGGACAGCAGGACGCCCCGCCGACCGGGTGGTCGACGGGGCGTCCTGGGACGTCAGGGCATCACGCGCCCGCGACGCCGTGGCACTGCTTGAACTTCTTGCCCGAGCCGCAGGGGCAGGGCGCGTTGCGCGGGGTGTCCTTGGTGCCGGTCACGGTCACCGACTTCGCGGCCTTGGCCGGACCCGACTCCTTGGGCGAGGCGTCCAGGCTGGGAGCGCTGTAGCTCAGCGACTCCTGCTTCGGCGCCCCCAGCCCCTTGACCCCGAGGTCGGGGCCGGTGCCCGTGCCCGAGGTCTCCGGCTCGGCGGTCACCGTGGCGGTGGCCGGCGCGGGCTTGCGGGTGCGCCGCGCCGAGCTCGTCGTCGTCCCGGCGCCGTTGCCGTTGCTCGACGGCGCAGGAGCAGCGGGCGCCTCGGCGGCAGCCGGGGCCTCGGCGGCCGGCGCCGTCCCGTTGCCGTTGGAGGACGGGGCCTCGACCGGCGCGGCGGTCACCGCGGCCTGCGCCGCGGCGGCCTGGGCAGCAGCGGCCTGGGCAGCAGCCGCCTGGGCGGCAGCCTGGCGGGCGAGCACGGCCTGGGTACCGGCCTGCGCGCGGACGAGCGCCTCGGCCTCGGCCGCTGCCTGCTTCTCGGCGGCCTCCGCCTCCTGCTGCGCCTGGCTCTTGACCTCGAGGTTGAACAGGAATCCGACGGACTCCTCCTTGATGCCGTCGAGCATCGCGTTGAACATGTCGAAGCCCTCGCGCTGGTACTCCACGACCGGGTCGCGGTTGGCCATCGCGCGCAGGTGGATGCCGGCCCGCAGGTAGTCCATCTCGTAGAGGTGCTCGCGCCACTTGCGGTCCAGCACGCTCAGCAGCACGCGCCGCTCCAGCTCGCGCATGACCTCCGAGCCGAGGGCCTCCTCACGGGAGTCGTAGGCCCGGTGGACGTCGGCGAGCAGCTCGGTCTTGAGGTCGTCGGCGCTCAGCGCGGACTGGTCGCCGTCGGCGATCCGGTCCAGCATCTCCTGCTGGTCCAGGCCCACGGGGTACAGCGCCTTGAGGCCGGTCCACAGCTGGTCGAGGTCCCAGTCCTCGGCGTACC belongs to Modestobacter sp. L9-4 and includes:
- a CDS encoding helix-turn-helix domain-containing protein; translation: MATQRFHTLDDVAEILNVSWSQAYAMVRRRELRAIQVGGRGQWRVEKDELERFIQQKYAEASGTLATEEPVRDDVDADSTR
- a CDS encoding LysM peptidoglycan-binding domain-containing protein, which translates into the protein MSVRRWAATNAVMGLVAWALLVLGPAPAELRAALSDPQGLVDTAGADALVVVGVGALAWLCWAWGALGLLLTAASTVPGWAGQVAAVLLRGVLPAGARRAAALAIGVGLSAVGPTVLPAVLSPSIAVATASETAPGVRLDWPATAPAADADAAAATGQSTPAAGPPAPAAGQSGPAAGPPTAPAADLDWPALAAGEHVVVRGDCLWDIAEAWLAEQHPGTAVPAPEVARAVHAWWQANTDVLGADPDLLLPGQVLRPPV
- a CDS encoding Rv3235 family protein, translated to MTASPHLAPSPGRAADPAHRRLRLVVVPTPGPPLEDETTPVRLLVPGRRTARPTPVPGPRPRMDQAELRAEDTADFGPVWSRRAELPDAQAAGRRLVTLTLEAFAGRRSLGQLQALVSPPLFSALSAGRRPRWCTEGTAPLLISSVRVCEPVDGVAEVSAVARRGGRAHAVAARLEGIDGRWRCTALQIG